One Campylobacteraceae bacterium genomic window, GGAGGATTAAAAACAATTAAATCAGCTTTATCTTCATATGAGGTAAATAAATCTCCATAAGATAAGTCTATTTTTTTATCAAAACCTAAACGTGAGCTCTCTTTAGAAACTCCAATAATTGAATTTTTGTTAGTATCAGATGCAAAAATCTTTTTAAAGCCTTTTCTAAGCAATTGAAAGGATAAAACTCCGCTTCCAACACCAATATCAACAGCTTTCTTTTTAGCTCCCTTATAACTTGTTAACCATTTGTCAAATAATACAATATGGTCAAATCTTGTAGGAAAATAGGTTCCGTAATAAGGATGAAGAGATAAGTTTAAGGTTTTAACCTTTAATCCTTTTTCATGCCATTGCCAAGAAGAATTCATACCTTGAACTTCTGGATAAGTAATATAAAAATCAGAAATCTCAGGATATAATATTTTTAACCATCCAATATCAGGGCATTTTTTAACTGCTAATTTATTATTTTCTACTTTTATTAATAAGCGGTGAGAAGCTTTTCTAAAAGCAGATCTATAATCTCTTTGACCTTGAAAACTACTATCACTAAATTCTTGTAATAAAGCACGTCTTAGCTCAACTAAAAGTTCTAGACCATTAGAGTAGAATTCTTCTACAATAACGTATTTACCGTCAATCATCTCTTTAATTGTTGCTTCTGTGTCCATTTTACGATAAAAACTGATAGCATCAACTTCTGTAGTAATAATAGAAGGTCTATCTGGTTTAAGATCTTGTATATTTGTATTCATATATTGATTCCCTTTTGTGTATGGCATTTTATTGTATATAGGCTTAAAATAGGTACTATTTTCAATTTATTTTACTGTTCTTCTAATTCTAGTCACAAATTACATCCTTGGGTTTGAATCTCCACTTTTTTAAGAATTAAACTACATTCCTTAGGGCTCTTTTACCGGTTATTAAGAAAAAGATGCAGAAATGAAATGACTAAATTCTGCTTGCAGACCAAAAAGAAAGTGTTCAGATTAAAGTTAAGAGTATTTTTCAAGACTTTTTTAAATAAAAAGTTGAAGTGAGGCCTAAACAGTTTCTAAACTAATTTATTTATTTTAGACAATTAGGCAAATTATAAAGAGAAATTAACTATTAATATTTTTGATTTTAGATTATAATCAGGGAATAAAATTTAAAGGAAATAAAATGAAAATAGCATTAATAACAGGTAGTAGTAGAGGGTTAGGAAAAAGCATGGCTTTAAATCTTGCAAAAAAAGGTTATAATATAATAATTACGTATAAAACATCAAAAGAAAAAGCACAAGATGTTGCAGATAAGATAAAGTCTTATGGGCAAGATGCAATTGTCTTTCAACTTGACACAGAAAACAGTAAATCTTTTGAAAAGTTTTCTCAAAATTTACGTCTTTGTTTAAAATCAACTTGGCAAGCAGAAGGTATTGATGTTTTAGTAAACAATGCAGGAATTGGAATAAATTCAAGTATAAGTGATACAAGTATTGAAGAGTTTGATAAGTTATATAATATTCATGTAAAAGGAGTATTTTTTTTGACACAAAAATTATTACCTATGTTAAACAATGGTACAAGT contains:
- a CDS encoding methyltransferase translates to MNTNIQDLKPDRPSIITTEVDAISFYRKMDTEATIKEMIDGKYVIVEEFYSNGLELLVELRRALLQEFSDSSFQGQRDYRSAFRKASHRLLIKVENNKLAVKKCPDIGWLKILYPEISDFYITYPEVQGMNSSWQWHEKGLKVKTLNLSLHPYYGTYFPTRFDHIVLFDKWLTSYKGAKKKAVDIGVGSGVLSFQLLRKGFKKIFASDTNKNSIIGVSKESSRLGFDKKIDLSYGDLFTSYEDKADLIVFNPPWLLAKHDLEEGIDKAMYYEEDLFPRFFEEAKKHLAPEGKLVLIFSNLAQVVDRNAAHPIKDELENNTRFKKEEFLQADVKALSQRTKRTSQRSKEKVELWVLSNNDT
- a CDS encoding SDR family oxidoreductase — encoded protein: MKIALITGSSRGLGKSMALNLAKKGYNIIITYKTSKEKAQDVADKIKSYGQDAIVFQLDTENSKSFEKFSQNLRLCLKSTWQAEGIDVLVNNAGIGINSSISDTSIEEFDKLYNIHVKGVFFLTQKLLPMLNNGTSIINISSGLTRFALPGFSAYAMMKGAIEIMTKYLALELGNRDITVNTIAPGAIETDFAGGFVRDNKEVNTYMASQTALGRVGKVDDIGASIATLVSNECHWINAQRIEISGGMKL